One Ahaetulla prasina isolate Xishuangbanna chromosome 1, ASM2864084v1, whole genome shotgun sequence DNA window includes the following coding sequences:
- the LOC131200577 gene encoding shugoshin 2-like isoform X3: protein MNNKILTAIELSTFSECIPKPVTMDDAQCSNSGHESKLSKNQIRPTEQNLITPHNVESDGGGKGNLFLCDTHGPFKQISLLSKQVTADHMNMQILYPKQMPQPSEINTMETEFATNTFPEEKQSHMKQISNNTTLDYASSADEYESQSKGHNNPFPIHGYISERKKETGISSIHPILNNFGTKRDSNCILHLCMARVCNNDIGNQRDPNGASHNELTSQPSSKLVYMNKEDLIKSQKSEKTIYDTDMELTTSELGEIVIIKSRDKKFNKVKADKISGNLRKVTFASTKKHIKKNSNEPKKSNQNVSKTIQTIKSKKKLPLKVELFEKTTSWEVELKNANEDDVKEDNKDINKNYKHLHLIDLKCQPQTTNILEPEKEEKIMSETVEEVIRKNPAENLEVSTILPTLLQDRKMESLLPLANSIMDKQENLNINKSYPDISKINKSNYYEIESMQHLRNLRRLGSEECRYDCQTKHGQRTTVKCGCSSKEVTCKHNMTAEGSTDALDVSKILQSDKRRIFAKASRKTYIIYPGSRNEKKMYMKQKLHNQKLYDENIPHKASEEEGRTFSIQRITSCSLKDAEISNEAINEKEGSTSKPSRKTYFACMHDQNKKENIPVINKSEMYYQEENDCDFTKKADIIYEELCNRKPVQDCGSKPLQELTNIGINSNPKSKKDIEERSESLVRLRRTTVCYKEPSIQRY from the exons ATGAATAATAAGATTTTAACCGCAATTGAATTAAGCACCTTTTCTGAG TGTATTCCAAAACCTGTAACAATGGATGATGCTCAGTGCAGCAATTCTGGTCATGAATCCAAGCTTTCAAAAAATCAAATAAG acCTACTGAGCAAAATTTGATCACTCCTCATAATGTAGAAAGTgatggaggggggaaagggaactTGTTTCTATGTGACACACATGGCCCTTTTAAGCAGATATCTTTACTCTCAAAACAAGTTACAGCAGATCATATGAACATGCAGATATTATACCCTAAGCAAATGCCACAACCAAGCGAAATAAATACAATGGAAACAGAATTTGCTACAAATACATTTCCAGAag aaaaacagtCTCATATGAAACAAATCTCTAATAATACCACTCTAGATTATGCATCATCTGCAGATGAATATGAAAGTCAGTCAAAAGGACATAATAATCCCTTTCCAATCCATGGATAtataagtgaaagaaagaaagaaacgggCATTTCAAGTATTCACCCTATTTTAAACAATTTTGGTACCAAAAGAGATAGTAACTGTATATTGCATCTTTGCATGGCCAGAGTTTGCAATAATGATATCGGTAATCAGAGAGACCCAAATGGTGCTTCACATAATGAATTGACTTCCCAACCTAGCAGTAAGCTTGTTTACATGAACAAAGAAGATTTAATAAAAAGTCAAAAATCAGAGAAAACTATATATGATACTGATATGGAATTAACTACGAGTGAATTGGGTGAAATAGTTATAATTAAATCTAGAGATAAGAAATTTAATAAGGTTAAAGCTGACAAAATTTCAGGAAATCTAAGAAAAGTAACATTTGCAAGTAcaaaaaagcacattaaaaaaaatagcaatgaaCCAAAAAAAAGTAATCAAAATGTTTCAAAAACCATCCAAACCattaaatcaaagaaaaaattACCACTAAAAGTAGAATTGTTTGAAAAGACAACATCCTGGGAAGTGGAACTGAAAAATGCCAATGAAGATGAtgttaaagaagataataaagaCATCAACAAAAATTACAAGCACCTGCATTTAATAGATCTCAAGTGTCAACCACAAACTACTAATATTTTAGAgccagaaaaagaggaaaaaataatgtCTGAAACAGTAGAGGAAGTAATTAGAAAGAATCCAGCTGAAAATTTGGAAGTATCTACTATACTTCCTACTTTATTACAAGATCGTAAAATGGAAAGTTTGCTACCATTGGCAAACTCCATAATGGATAAACAAGaaaatttaaacataaataaaagtTATCCTGATATTTCCAAAATCaacaaatcaaactattatgaaaTAGAAAGCATGCAGCATTTAAGAAATTTGAGAAGACTCGGCTCAGAGGAATGCAGATATGACTGCCAAACAAAACATGGTCAAAGAACCACTGTAAAATGTGGATGCAGTAGCAAAGAAGTTACTTGCAAACACAATATGACAGCAGAAGGATCTACAGATGCTTTAGATGTTTCAAAGATTTTGCAAAGTGACAAAAGAAGAATTTTTGCAAAAGCTAGCCGGAAGACGTATATTATATATCCAGGCTCtcgtaatgagaaaaaaatgtatatgaAACAGAAATTACACAATCAAAAATTATATGATGAAAATATTCCACATAAGGCAtctgaagaggaaggaagaacttTCAGTATTCAGAGAATAACTTCATGTTCCCTAAAAGATGCTGAAATTTCTAATGAAGCAATAAATGAAAAAGAAGGTTCGACATCAAAGCCAAGCAGAAAAACTTATTTTGCTTGTATGCATGATCAAAACAAAAAGGAGAATATCCCCGttataaataaatctgaaatgtATTATCAAGAAGAAAATGATTGTGATTTTACAAAGAAGGCAGACATAATTTATGAAGAATTGTGCAACAGAAAGCCAGTGCAAGATTGTG
- the KCTD18 gene encoding BTB/POZ domain-containing protein KCTD18, whose protein sequence is MDDSKSETMEDIIQLNVGGCIYTARRESLCRFKDSMLAAMFSGRFPLKMDNSGACLIDRDGNLFKYLLNYLHGEVWIPENEETRIALQEEADYFGIPYPYSLVDHLANEMETYCFRTNVELKKALVGFCDSYGLICTKPTVWVLHYLNTSGASCESRVIGIYATKADGITAVEKELGGRINSKNIYKREAGNNIQYIWSYYSVTELKKIMDAFEAWEGRGASYWRVPQELIECWTLEEHSLKGSLQNMSPVRKRRIIGSLDEEETQLNNRIARKPVQFSGPSTSTHIKVKNSASLKIAASSHAQMALKRPSRDTSLTSKKISRTLYARTVSLTKNSQASLRNADHREVGQMIPNSPSARKCATSRVIKLKRTPLCNELQTQHSSSVVKKVKQQFSSAAITATSTCHSLNCEHSGLSLRCTSIRDGLQNSQLSGDV, encoded by the exons ATGGATGACAGCAAGTCTGAAACGATGGAAGATATTATTCAACTTAATGTTGGAGGCTGTATATATACAGCTAGACGTGAATCTTTATGCCGTTTTAAGGATTCAATGTTAGCAGCTATGTTCAGTGGAAGATTTCCTTTAAAAATGGATAATTCAG GAGCATGCCTTATTGATCGTGATGGCAATCTTTTTAAATATCTCTTAAATTATCTTCATGGAGAAGTTTGGATTCCTGAAAATGAGGAAACACGAATTGCATTACAAGAAGAAGCTGATTATTTTGGCATTCCTTATCCTTACAGTCTTGTTGACCACCTAGCTAATGAAATGGAGACATATTGTTTTAGAACAAATGTAGAACTTAAGAAG GCACTTGTAGGTTTTTGTGACTCTTATGGCTTAAtatgcactaaaccaacagtttGGGTCTTGCATTACCTCAACACTTCTGGTGCCAGCTGTGAGAGTAGAGTAATTGGTATATATGCTACAAAAGCAGATGGAATAACTGCAGTTGAAAAGGAACTAGGAGGAcgaataaatagtaaaaatatttacaaaag AGAGGCTGGAAACAACATCCAGTATATTTGGAGTTActattcagtaacagaattgaagAAGATAATGGATGCATTTGAGGCTTGGGAAGGaagag GTGCCAGCTACTGGCGAGTACCACAGGAGCTGATAGAGTGTTGGACTCTTGAGGAGCATTCTTTGAAAGGAAGCCTTCAGAATATGTCTCCAGTACGTAAACG aCGAATAATTGGTTCTCTTGATGAGGAAGAAACTCagctgaataacagaatagctcGGAAGCCAGTTCAGTTCTCTGGCCCCTCCACAAGTACCCACATCAAAGTCAAGAACTCAGCTTCTTTAAAGATAGCAGCATCTTCACATGCCCAAATGGCTCTTAAGCGTCCTAGCAGAGATACTTCTTTAACAAGCAAAAAGATTTCCAGAACTCTTTATGCAAGGACCGTATCATTGACTAAAAATTCTCAGGCCTCTCTTAGAAACGCTGACCATAGGGAAGTTGGCCAAATGATCCCAAATTCTCCCTCAGCCAGAAAATGTGCAACTAGCCGGGTGATAAAACTGAAGCGGACTCCACTCTGTAATGAATTACAAACTCAGCATTCTTCATCAGTTGTGAAGAAAGTTAAACAGCAATTTTCCTCTGCTGCGATTACTGCTACTTCTACATGTCACTCATTAAACTGTGAGCATTCGGGTCTTTCTCTGAGGTGCACTAGTATCAGAGATGGTCTGCAGAATAGCCAGCTGAGTGGTGATGTGTGA